The Punica granatum isolate Tunisia-2019 chromosome 4, ASM765513v2, whole genome shotgun sequence sequence AGGGACTTTTAATTCCACATTTTGTTGGAATATTGCCCAtccaatataattttcaaagaaCTACTGATATTACTAGTTCTTCATTTAGAGAGTAATCTACTCTTTGTTGCTTGAATACGTATATTATGCAGGTCTACGTGCATTTTTGCGCTGTAACAAGTTTATTACTGGGTGGAGCTTTGGGTTACTATGGTCAGTACGTTATAGCTGATATTTTTATTCTCTTCCTTGCATGCTCACATCAAGCAGTAGAGGTCTTTGGTCTAATCCATTATCTAGACATTTCCCTTATCATGtcctctttctttccttcccTCCACCTTTCAGGTATCCTCCTATTTTTAGAACTGAGGAAATTACGGTCCGAGAGGTCTTCAGCTGATATGTGGAAGGTCAGTGACTTCTGTGTGACACATCACTGCCTGCTAAAAACATCTTTTGGTTTGAATGAGAAGATGAGAACTTAAAGTTACCGTTGGCCCTTTCTCATGTTCCTCATATTGTTACCTGTGCATTGTTATTTCTTGACTTTCTTCATATCTTAGCAGAATTTTAACCTCATCATTAAGTCTAATACCCAAGAAGCTTGAAAACGGATGCAGGTCGGTGGCTTAGCGGTCGTCTCTGTTCTCTGCTTCACATCAAGTGCTTTGATAGCTCTTTTAACTGATTCTCCTGTAAGTAATTGATGGCTTAAACCCTCACATTTCACTCCTTTTCATCCACTTTTTGTCATTACATATTGACTTCGCTTACAATTCCATGTGCAGCTATTCTATAGCATGCATTTATCGGAAATAAAAGGAATAAAGCTACCAGTTCTTCTGATTTTCTACCATTTTATAGGTACAATCATTCAATCGCCGTGTCTTACTTGGATTTTATATGACTACATCAAAAAAGATGCAGGTGTAAAGGCAACTCGCCGACTTGTCTGCAATAATAAACTTGACCTAGGGAGAAATTCATACTTTTCATTCGCTACAGATCGTGAACTGTTGAGGCTCCTCCATCATGGAAGCTTGGGGTTTTCTTAAAATGCATAGAGTTTTCTAGCATTTTCTACAAAATAGgatagaaaaataagaatgTCTTGGAAAACCATCTTTTGAGCAGCAACTTGATGTCTCGGTGGTTTCAATGTTCATTGCATGTTTCGGGATTTTTGGCAGGTGTAACGGTGCCATCATCCTTTCTGTTATGGGTAATGAGAGAACTTCCGCGTCCAATCACATCCCCTTCTCAGGCTGAACAAACGGTGATAACTTTCATCAGTTATGACCCTTCTATCACGCATAGTCCGAGACAGCAGGCTGCGGCAACTAGCTCAACAAACCAGGTGCAGTCATCCTTTCTGTTCATCTCATATCTTTTAAACCATGTATACTGCTCAACCCTCCCAAATTACTAACAGATCGTGTAAATTTTGCAAATTGCTGTAAGATCCCAATTTCTTCCGTAGAAACACCACATTAAATTTTGGGCACCACTAATGTATTGCAGGTGCTGAGATAAACTCCTATATAGGCATGCGTACTATGGGTGTTTCAAATAACATGATTTGAGCAGAAGCAAGGGCTAAATGGCATGCAAGACGATATCATATCAAGCTTCTGAGAGCAGTCCAGCAGCTCCAGCTCCGACTTTgtatttaaacatgcaaaagCAAGAGTGATAGATGGGCAGGCCTGCAGCTCGAATGATCAAGTTCCTACCAGTAGGTTTGGGAtagcatttatttttcttcgtTTGTGCGGTACATCTGCTATGAGATCTTAGATGTATGCGTATGTTTAGGGAGAGAGCG is a genomic window containing:
- the LOC116205084 gene encoding uncharacterized protein LOC116205084 isoform X2, with amino-acid sequence MLGCSNFGYFIFFASTLVAQCERWLCWSKMCGFIFMAYPKILFLAAFLLLLSFWVDLCHQANDEEEDGGNDNEENSSQQSLLDSKAKYSPISERRCRCCSFQNIEVGSRQKFVIAVVAVVFVLMLCFAVLIWIGTGKNPIDSLSVAQVYVHFCAVTSLLLGGALGYYGILLFLELRKLRSERSSADMWKVGGLAVVSVLCFTSSALIALLTDSPLFYSMHLSEIKGIKLPVLLIFYHFIGVTVPSSFLLWVMRELPRPITSPSQAEQTVITFISYDPSITHSPRQQAAATSSTNQVLR